The Chryseolinea soli genome contains a region encoding:
- a CDS encoding VWA domain-containing protein encodes MSELNSNEEQQHLRKWRMILGGGQNDGTDYSLQNIDLQIDKTLEALYDAEKKGGLGASSPNVSRWLGDIRTYFPNTVVKVMQQDALKRLDLTSMLLEKEMLENVEADVHLVATLMTLSRVIPSKTKDTARQVVRKVVEELMKKLAQPMQQAVAGSLNRSTRNRRPRHNEINWHATILKNLKHYQPDYKTIVPEVRIGYGKRRRSLKDVVLCLDQSGSMGTSVIYSGIFGAVMASIPAIQTKMVVFDTNVADLTEELTDPVELLFGVQLGGGTDINRALTYCQQIIQRPTDTVLVLITDLYEGGNPEEMRKRAKALTEAGVQVIVLLALNDDGAPGYDHQNATYMATLGIPVFACTPDKFPDLMAAALSKQDIGLWAAKEEMITKR; translated from the coding sequence ATGAGCGAACTCAACTCGAACGAAGAACAACAACACTTGCGCAAATGGCGCATGATCTTGGGCGGCGGTCAGAATGACGGCACCGATTATTCTTTACAGAACATCGACCTCCAGATCGACAAAACATTGGAAGCTTTATACGACGCCGAAAAGAAAGGTGGCCTGGGCGCTTCTTCGCCAAACGTGAGCCGCTGGCTGGGTGACATTCGCACCTACTTTCCCAACACGGTGGTGAAGGTGATGCAACAAGATGCCCTGAAGCGACTCGACCTCACATCGATGCTGCTCGAAAAAGAAATGCTGGAGAACGTAGAAGCCGATGTTCACCTCGTCGCCACACTGATGACCCTGAGTCGTGTCATTCCATCCAAGACCAAAGACACGGCGCGACAGGTCGTGCGCAAAGTGGTGGAGGAGCTCATGAAGAAGCTGGCACAACCCATGCAGCAAGCGGTAGCGGGCAGTCTGAACCGGTCCACACGCAACCGGCGGCCGCGTCACAACGAGATCAACTGGCACGCTACCATTCTCAAGAACTTAAAACATTATCAACCCGATTATAAAACTATTGTTCCCGAGGTGCGCATCGGCTATGGCAAACGCCGGCGTTCGTTGAAGGATGTGGTGCTTTGTTTGGATCAGAGCGGCAGTATGGGTACGTCGGTGATCTACTCCGGCATCTTCGGCGCGGTGATGGCGTCTATCCCGGCCATCCAAACCAAAATGGTCGTGTTCGATACGAACGTGGCCGACCTCACCGAAGAACTTACCGACCCGGTGGAACTTCTTTTTGGCGTTCAGCTGGGTGGAGGCACGGATATCAATCGCGCGCTCACGTATTGTCAGCAGATCATTCAGCGACCAACGGATACGGTACTGGTGCTGATCACCGATTTATATGAAGGGGGAAATCCCGAAGAGATGCGCAAGCGCGCCAAGGCGTTAACCGAGGCCGGTGTGCAAGTCATTGTCTTGCTGGCGTTGAACGACGATGGTGCGCCGGGCTATGATCACCAAAATGCCACCTACATGGCCACTCTCGGCATCCCGGTATTTGCCTGCACGCCCGATAAGTTTCCCGACCTCATGGCGGCTGCGCTCAGCAAGCAGGACATTGGCCTGTGGGCTGCGAAGGAGGAGATGATTACAAAGCGATGA
- a CDS encoding DUF5682 family protein produces MSIHVLGIRHHGPGSARNVKAFLEQSRPDIVLVEGPPEGDELLRWAAHSELKPPVAILAYRPDKPQRAVFYPFAEFSPEWQAIQYGARQNVPVRFMDLPLSHRFALDKDEDKKETEKKETDEKEDDGITSAALSNAEASIEEYRDPLKYLAVAAGFDDGERWWEYMFEQRMDHQGTFEAVHEAMRALRSELPEKKEVVEKLREAHMRKMIRQAEKDGFANIVVICGAWHAPALTDMPKAKEDADLLKGLAKVKVETTWIPWTYNRLTYASGYGAGINSPGWYSHLWHYPLDNGVQWMAKVAQVFRNHEMDTSVAHIIEAVRLAEALSSLRGISKSGLAELNEATLAVLCNGDDILLELIRDALIVSDTIGAVPAEIPKPPLLQDVERTQKKLRLPAEAGNKDLLLDLREELHLERSIFLHRLQLLGVTWGHLAHVRGKGTFKEQWQLRWEPEYSILIIEKGSWGNTLEEAVIHYVAHEAQEATSLGQVCDLLAKVIPSDLPEAAETLINSINNLAAATGDVMQLLEVLPSLVSVSRYGNVRQTDETMLLGIVNSMIARICVSLPPACVAVDDDAAQKITEHLYQLSESIALLNQAEQREEWHETLRVICDNVNTAPLVAGYSTRLLADAKVMEGNVLADRFHFALTLAGTPSVAASWMEGFLKGSGTILLLDERLWTLVNDWVRGIREEDFIALLPLLRRTFSQFTHAERRKIGEKAKRPGSGHVTANASGEDAVDHERGIASLPVVMQLLGLKNKPGAPTPITPEANIV; encoded by the coding sequence ATGAGCATCCACGTACTCGGCATACGGCATCATGGCCCGGGATCGGCGCGGAATGTGAAAGCATTCCTGGAACAGTCGCGACCGGACATCGTTCTCGTGGAGGGTCCGCCCGAGGGCGACGAACTTCTGCGATGGGCAGCCCACAGCGAACTGAAACCGCCGGTGGCCATCCTGGCTTATCGTCCCGACAAACCCCAGCGCGCCGTCTTCTATCCTTTTGCAGAATTCAGTCCCGAGTGGCAGGCCATTCAATATGGCGCCAGACAAAATGTGCCCGTTCGATTTATGGACTTGCCGTTGTCGCATCGCTTTGCCCTGGATAAAGACGAGGATAAAAAAGAAACGGAGAAAAAAGAAACCGATGAAAAAGAGGATGACGGCATCACCAGTGCCGCCCTTTCGAATGCCGAAGCGAGCATAGAGGAATATCGTGATCCATTAAAATACCTGGCGGTGGCCGCGGGGTTCGATGACGGTGAGCGTTGGTGGGAGTATATGTTCGAGCAACGCATGGATCACCAAGGCACTTTCGAAGCGGTCCACGAAGCCATGCGCGCCCTGCGTTCCGAACTTCCGGAAAAGAAAGAGGTCGTCGAGAAACTTCGCGAGGCGCACATGCGCAAGATGATCCGCCAGGCGGAGAAAGATGGTTTTGCAAACATCGTCGTGATTTGTGGTGCCTGGCATGCCCCGGCGTTGACCGACATGCCCAAAGCAAAAGAAGATGCCGATCTGCTCAAGGGTCTTGCCAAAGTGAAAGTGGAAACGACGTGGATCCCGTGGACCTATAATCGCCTCACCTACGCCAGCGGCTATGGCGCCGGCATCAACTCGCCAGGATGGTATAGCCACCTTTGGCACTATCCGCTCGACAACGGCGTGCAGTGGATGGCAAAAGTGGCGCAAGTGTTTCGAAATCACGAGATGGATACTTCGGTAGCGCACATCATCGAGGCCGTCCGCTTGGCCGAAGCGTTGTCGTCGCTGCGGGGCATCAGCAAGTCGGGGTTGGCGGAGTTGAACGAAGCCACGCTGGCGGTACTTTGCAACGGCGACGACATTTTGTTGGAGCTGATCCGCGACGCGCTGATCGTGAGTGACACCATCGGCGCCGTGCCGGCCGAGATCCCCAAGCCGCCCTTGTTGCAGGATGTGGAACGGACGCAGAAAAAACTGCGCCTGCCCGCCGAAGCCGGCAACAAAGATCTGCTGCTCGACCTGCGCGAAGAACTTCACCTGGAACGAAGCATATTTTTACACCGCCTCCAATTGTTGGGCGTGACGTGGGGTCATCTAGCCCACGTACGGGGCAAAGGAACTTTCAAGGAGCAGTGGCAACTGCGTTGGGAACCGGAGTATTCTATATTAATAATAGAAAAAGGCAGCTGGGGCAACACCCTGGAAGAGGCCGTGATCCACTACGTTGCCCACGAAGCACAAGAGGCCACCAGCCTGGGGCAGGTGTGTGACCTGTTGGCAAAAGTGATCCCTTCCGATTTACCCGAAGCAGCAGAGACTCTGATCAATAGCATCAACAACCTGGCGGCCGCCACGGGCGATGTGATGCAATTATTAGAAGTGCTGCCCTCGCTGGTGTCGGTGTCGCGCTATGGCAACGTTCGCCAGACGGACGAGACCATGCTCCTCGGCATCGTGAACTCCATGATCGCCCGCATCTGTGTAAGTCTCCCGCCCGCGTGTGTCGCCGTGGATGACGACGCCGCGCAAAAGATAACGGAACATCTCTATCAACTCAGTGAATCGATCGCCCTCCTGAACCAAGCCGAGCAACGCGAGGAGTGGCATGAAACCCTAAGAGTCATTTGCGACAACGTCAACACCGCACCGCTCGTCGCCGGCTACAGCACCCGGCTGCTGGCCGATGCAAAAGTGATGGAGGGAAATGTGCTGGCCGACCGCTTTCATTTTGCCTTGACATTGGCCGGTACCCCATCCGTTGCAGCATCTTGGATGGAAGGATTTTTGAAAGGCAGTGGCACGATCCTGTTGCTGGACGAACGGCTCTGGACCCTAGTGAACGACTGGGTGCGGGGCATTCGCGAAGAGGATTTTATTGCGCTCCTTCCCCTCCTGCGACGAACCTTTTCCCAATTCACACACGCCGAACGACGAAAGATCGGAGAGAAGGCCAAACGACCCGGCAGCGGGCATGTGACGGCAAATGCATCAGGTGAGGACGCGGTCGATCACGAACGCGGCATCGCATCGTTGCCGGTGGTGATGCAACTTTTGGGATTGAAAAATAAACCGGGTGCGCCAACACCCATCACGCCTGAAGCGAACATCGTATGA
- a CDS encoding ATP-binding protein encodes MSSILRQHAEHQFAEELEALAKNDSDRKPPNWKLSPQSVVTYLLGGKLKNGFEVSPKYIGNKRLMEIAVATLTTDRALLLYGLPGTAKSWVSEHLSAAISGDSTMVIQGTAGTSEEAVRYGWNYALLLADGPSKKALVETPVMKAMQDGKIARIEELTRIGSDVQDTLITILSEKTLPVPELNTEVQAVKGFNVIATANNRDKGVNELSGALKRRFNTVILPLPDSIEEEIDIVRRRVQSFEKAMDLPAEPPAVAEIKRIVTIFRELRSGVSLDGKTKIKTPSGTLSTAEAISVVNSGVAMATYFGDGSLKAADLAAGIIGAVVKDPVQDRIIWQEYLETVVKPRDEWKDIYRACRDQGI; translated from the coding sequence ATGAGCAGCATCTTACGCCAACACGCCGAGCACCAATTTGCCGAAGAACTCGAAGCCCTCGCCAAGAACGATTCCGATCGCAAACCGCCCAACTGGAAGCTCTCACCCCAATCGGTGGTGACCTACTTGCTTGGTGGCAAGTTGAAGAACGGATTCGAGGTGTCGCCAAAATATATCGGCAACAAAAGATTGATGGAGATCGCCGTGGCGACGCTCACCACGGACCGGGCCTTGTTGCTGTACGGTTTGCCGGGCACGGCCAAGTCGTGGGTGTCGGAGCATCTGTCGGCGGCAATCTCTGGCGACTCTACGATGGTGATCCAGGGAACGGCCGGCACCAGCGAAGAGGCGGTGCGCTATGGATGGAACTATGCGCTGTTGTTGGCGGATGGCCCCTCTAAAAAAGCACTGGTGGAAACGCCCGTGATGAAGGCCATGCAAGACGGCAAGATCGCCCGCATCGAAGAGCTCACGCGCATCGGGTCGGATGTGCAGGACACGCTCATCACCATTTTGTCGGAAAAAACATTGCCCGTCCCAGAGTTGAACACGGAAGTGCAGGCGGTGAAGGGATTCAATGTGATCGCTACTGCCAACAACCGCGACAAAGGTGTGAACGAATTGTCGGGTGCCCTGAAGCGCAGGTTCAACACCGTCATCCTCCCGCTGCCCGACAGCATCGAAGAAGAGATCGACATCGTGCGCCGGCGCGTGCAAAGTTTTGAGAAGGCGATGGATCTGCCGGCAGAGCCACCCGCCGTAGCAGAGATAAAACGCATCGTTACCATTTTCCGGGAATTGCGCTCAGGCGTATCGTTGGATGGTAAGACAAAAATCAAAACACCCTCCGGTACCTTGAGCACGGCCGAAGCCATTTCGGTGGTGAACAGCGGCGTGGCCATGGCCACCTACTTCGGCGACGGCTCGCTGAAAGCGGCCGACCTTGCCGCGGGCATCATCGGCGCGGTGGTGAAAGACCCGGTGCAAGACCGGATCATCTGGCAGGAATATCTCGAAACGGTGGTGAAGCCCCGCGACGAGTGGAAAGATATTTACAGAGCCTGCCGCGACCAGGGCATATGA
- a CDS encoding DUF5691 domain-containing protein — MKAWETIVNNAMLGTTKLPLRANDLPAAITEQVDVSDTPDAEEDFLRFGSLVYQYRQSGCVPLDLRSAVLSAAEAEIKPYCHTDSTTVLRTILSEEHYALLKLWLTQCDRAHKCAEPEWAPALLDISIQKKELRSLIQSVCGKRGEWLGRLNPQWNFSAPEADIQTVWQTGRAEERKELLKSLRMQQPAAALELLQSSWNAEGANEKVSFLEILNTGPSEHDLAWLEGLKEKGTKVNNAILDLIKRIPTSQPVQGYKTILKEAVNVKNSKALLGMLAKTTIEVNEKIAFPEEIFKSGIEKLSSDKNVSDAQYILIQLIASVPPSFWNDHLKETPEAIIKLFQKEKKTALYVPAIAIAAVKFRDTTWTQALMDHGDAEILESALVSLIESLPAKDRDRYALRFIKQRPQELINMLSGFDDEWSNDLAKAVLSYTSQEVYAYNKTFYRAAVKNIPVAMLKDLESFMPSEEQKKAYWRNQSNELSGVLTLKQQILQSFSS; from the coding sequence ATGAAGGCCTGGGAAACCATAGTGAACAACGCCATGCTGGGCACCACCAAGCTGCCCCTTCGCGCAAACGATCTGCCGGCGGCCATTACAGAACAAGTCGACGTGAGCGATACGCCGGATGCCGAAGAGGATTTTCTTCGTTTTGGGAGTTTGGTGTATCAATACCGGCAGTCCGGTTGTGTTCCCCTCGATCTCCGGTCGGCGGTCTTGTCGGCAGCGGAAGCGGAGATAAAACCGTATTGTCACACGGATTCCACCACGGTGTTGCGAACGATCCTTTCTGAAGAACACTACGCCCTGCTAAAACTTTGGCTTACGCAATGTGACCGCGCCCATAAATGCGCTGAACCGGAATGGGCGCCGGCTTTACTCGACATCAGCATTCAAAAAAAAGAACTGCGGTCCCTCATCCAGTCGGTGTGTGGAAAAAGGGGTGAATGGCTGGGTCGTTTAAACCCGCAATGGAATTTCTCGGCGCCGGAAGCAGACATTCAAACGGTGTGGCAGACCGGCCGGGCAGAAGAGCGGAAGGAACTGCTCAAGTCGCTTCGTATGCAACAACCTGCCGCCGCCCTTGAACTGCTGCAAAGCTCGTGGAACGCCGAAGGTGCCAATGAAAAAGTTTCCTTCCTGGAAATTTTGAACACGGGCCCGTCGGAACACGACCTCGCCTGGTTGGAAGGGTTGAAGGAGAAAGGAACGAAGGTGAACAACGCCATACTGGACCTCATAAAACGTATCCCCACGTCACAACCGGTACAAGGCTACAAGACGATCCTAAAAGAAGCCGTGAACGTGAAAAATTCGAAAGCGTTATTGGGCATGTTGGCCAAAACGACGATCGAAGTAAATGAAAAGATTGCCTTCCCCGAGGAGATCTTTAAAAGCGGTATCGAAAAGCTGAGCAGCGACAAGAACGTGAGCGATGCGCAGTACATTCTCATCCAGTTGATCGCATCCGTGCCTCCGTCGTTTTGGAACGATCATTTGAAGGAAACACCGGAAGCGATCATAAAACTGTTTCAAAAAGAAAAAAAGACCGCCCTCTATGTTCCGGCAATAGCCATAGCGGCCGTAAAATTTCGCGATACCACCTGGACCCAGGCGTTGATGGACCATGGCGACGCCGAAATATTGGAAAGTGCTTTGGTGTCGCTTATCGAATCGCTGCCGGCAAAGGACCGCGATCGCTATGCCTTGCGGTTCATAAAACAAAGACCCCAGGAATTGATCAATATGCTCTCCGGCTTCGACGATGAGTGGAGCAATGACCTGGCCAAAGCCGTGCTCAGCTACACCTCCCAGGAAGTGTATGCCTACAACAAGACATTTTATCGCGCCGCCGTCAAAAATATTCCCGTTGCGATGCTAAAGGATCTTGAATCCTTTATGCCTTCGGAAGAACAGAAGAAAGCCTACTGGCGAAACCAGTCGAATGAACTATCGGGGGTGTTGACGTTGAAGCAACAAATTCTCCAATCGTTCTCCAGTTAA
- a CDS encoding SWIM zinc finger family protein has translation MHFSEDQILSMAPDDASKKSGKELANPSKWGKREESDRALWGECQGSGKLPYQTQIDLVNIAFKCSCPSRKFPCKHGLGLLLLYARDKKLFKAATEPDWVTAWLDKRNEREEQKSEKKEKEKKADPAAQAKRQETRTKRVEEGMGELRLWIKDIVRNGLVSIPGKDPAYFETMTRRMVDAQAPGLAAMVRTLRDINFFQDGWQTAFLDQLLRIYLVLEGFPRLETLSPALQVELRTQVGFTQSLDDVRAEAGLRDEWFVLAKRTTREDAITVERNWLFGRSSRRYALILQFYAKGQFPEMNLMAGSWIDAEVSFFKGAYPLRALIKQYYSGQPNNSIDGLKNWNAVEQVASEILRVNPLLDSVPVVVENVIPFKDGDRWMLKDEEGNGVFIPATFQQGWQLMALSGGAPLKMFAMGKHQDFEPLGVWVNNRYTFFA, from the coding sequence ATGCATTTTTCCGAAGATCAAATCCTGTCCATGGCTCCCGACGACGCCTCCAAGAAGTCGGGAAAGGAATTAGCCAATCCGTCGAAGTGGGGCAAGCGCGAAGAGAGTGACCGCGCGTTGTGGGGCGAGTGCCAGGGGAGCGGCAAGCTTCCCTATCAAACCCAGATCGACCTGGTGAACATTGCATTTAAATGTTCTTGTCCCAGCCGAAAGTTTCCCTGCAAACATGGACTGGGGTTGCTATTGCTCTATGCACGCGACAAGAAATTATTCAAGGCCGCGACAGAACCCGATTGGGTCACCGCCTGGCTTGATAAGCGCAACGAGCGGGAAGAGCAGAAATCCGAAAAAAAAGAAAAAGAAAAGAAAGCCGATCCCGCCGCGCAGGCCAAACGCCAGGAGACGCGCACAAAGCGCGTGGAAGAAGGCATGGGCGAACTACGGCTATGGATCAAAGACATTGTGCGCAACGGACTGGTTTCCATCCCTGGCAAAGATCCGGCCTACTTCGAAACCATGACGCGACGCATGGTCGACGCACAAGCCCCCGGACTGGCGGCGATGGTGCGCACGCTGCGCGACATCAATTTTTTTCAGGACGGATGGCAAACCGCATTCCTCGACCAACTCCTGCGCATCTATCTCGTGCTTGAGGGATTTCCCCGCCTCGAAACCTTGTCGCCCGCGTTGCAAGTGGAACTGCGAACCCAGGTAGGGTTCACCCAAAGTCTGGACGACGTGCGCGCCGAAGCCGGCCTGCGCGATGAATGGTTTGTGCTGGCCAAGCGCACGACGCGCGAAGACGCGATCACCGTGGAGCGCAACTGGCTGTTCGGACGTTCATCGCGACGCTATGCGCTGATCCTCCAGTTTTACGCCAAAGGACAATTTCCCGAAATGAACCTCATGGCCGGATCGTGGATCGATGCCGAAGTGAGTTTTTTTAAAGGCGCCTATCCTTTGCGCGCCCTGATCAAACAATATTATAGCGGCCAACCGAATAACTCCATCGATGGCCTCAAGAACTGGAATGCCGTGGAGCAAGTGGCCTCCGAAATACTTCGTGTGAATCCACTGCTGGATAGCGTGCCGGTGGTAGTTGAAAACGTGATCCCTTTCAAGGATGGCGATCGATGGATGTTGAAAGACGAAGAAGGCAACGGTGTTTTTATCCCGGCTACGTTCCAGCAAGGTTGGCAACTGATGGCCTTGAGTGGCGGCGCGCCGTTGAAAATGTTTGCCATGGGCAAGCACCAGGATTTTGAACCGCTCGGGGTTTGGGTAAACAACCGTTACACATTTTTTGCATGA
- a CDS encoding aldehyde dehydrogenase (NADP(+)) encodes MTLTGKQLIGYTAAASGTKTFSNDDVDVRFFEATAAEVDQAARLATEAFARYRQLTGAARAAFLERIAHELSLVRAPLNEMAQRETGLPSARLDGEITRTINQIKLFAALITEGSWVRAMIDPAQPDRQPLPKADIRQMQIPLGAIGVFGASNFPFAFSVAGGDTISALAAGCCVVYKSHPGHPATSEMTGDAIVRAARATNMPEGVFSLLQGAGHESGVQLVTHPLIKAVGFTGSLAGGRALFNAAAQREEPIPVYAEMGSVNPVILLPGILAEKSADLAKTLAASNTLGTGQFCTNPGVFLALDSNETTSFLQTYASTIAATPGDGMLTEPICKSYAKGITRLSNHPEVKAMATGLTTEKKRSGIPNAFKTTVSAFLKDASLQEEVFGPSALHVVAGSREELIDAIRQMHGQLTLSVWGTAQDLVEYSDIFTQLELKGGRIICNGVPTGVEVTHAMMHGGPYPATTDSKYTSVGTQAIYRFTRPVCYQNYPQHLLPAPLRNENPLNVWRSVNGQPQQGPLTTA; translated from the coding sequence ATGACGCTTACGGGAAAACAACTCATCGGATATACTGCCGCGGCCTCGGGCACAAAAACATTCAGCAACGACGACGTCGATGTAAGGTTCTTTGAAGCCACCGCCGCCGAAGTGGACCAAGCTGCCCGCTTGGCAACGGAAGCGTTCGCCCGCTATCGCCAACTGACGGGTGCAGCGAGAGCCGCGTTCCTTGAACGCATTGCCCATGAACTATCGTTAGTCCGCGCACCGCTCAATGAAATGGCCCAACGCGAAACAGGTCTGCCCAGTGCGCGTCTCGATGGCGAGATCACGCGCACCATCAACCAGATAAAACTCTTTGCTGCGCTCATCACGGAAGGTTCGTGGGTGCGCGCCATGATCGACCCAGCCCAACCCGACCGCCAGCCGCTTCCCAAAGCCGACATCCGGCAAATGCAGATCCCCCTCGGTGCGATCGGCGTGTTTGGCGCCAGCAATTTTCCATTTGCGTTTTCGGTTGCCGGTGGCGACACGATCTCCGCGCTCGCCGCGGGTTGTTGTGTCGTCTATAAATCTCACCCCGGTCATCCGGCCACATCGGAAATGACCGGCGACGCCATCGTGCGCGCAGCGCGTGCCACCAACATGCCCGAAGGCGTCTTCTCCTTGTTGCAAGGCGCCGGTCATGAAAGTGGCGTGCAACTGGTGACGCATCCTTTGATCAAAGCCGTCGGGTTCACCGGCTCACTCGCCGGCGGGCGCGCGCTCTTCAACGCCGCCGCCCAACGCGAAGAGCCCATCCCCGTCTATGCAGAGATGGGCAGCGTGAACCCCGTCATCCTCTTGCCCGGCATCCTCGCCGAAAAAAGCGCTGACCTCGCCAAGACGCTGGCCGCATCCAACACGTTGGGCACCGGACAATTTTGCACCAACCCCGGCGTCTTTCTCGCCCTCGATTCAAACGAGACCACTTCATTTCTGCAAACGTACGCCAGCACCATCGCTGCCACACCGGGCGACGGCATGTTGACGGAACCCATCTGCAAGTCGTATGCAAAAGGAATCACCCGTCTTTCCAATCATCCCGAAGTGAAAGCCATGGCCACCGGACTGACCACCGAAAAAAAACGCAGCGGCATTCCGAATGCGTTCAAGACCACCGTGTCGGCATTTTTAAAAGATGCGTCGCTGCAGGAGGAAGTGTTCGGACCGTCGGCGCTTCACGTCGTGGCCGGCTCCCGGGAAGAGTTGATCGACGCCATTCGCCAGATGCACGGACAGCTCACACTTTCGGTGTGGGGTACGGCCCAAGATTTGGTGGAATACAGTGATATCTTCACACAGCTGGAACTGAAAGGCGGCCGCATCATTTGCAACGGCGTGCCTACCGGAGTGGAAGTGACCCACGCCATGATGCACGGCGGCCCCTACCCCGCCACGACCGACAGCAAGTATACCTCCGTGGGTACGCAAGCCATCTACCGGTTCACACGGCCCGTCTGCTACCAGAACTATCCACAACATCTTTTGCCCGCACCGCTGCGCAACGAAAATCCGCTCAACGTGTGGCGATCGGTAAACGGTCAGCCGCAACAGGGACCTTTAACCACAGCCTAA
- a CDS encoding DUF6786 family protein has translation MIRSIRFFILFALTAGVLSCRKPQPVETKIEAAPVYTIGTYGYDASFLREHTNQVVELSNEDHSAKILLSAEYQGRVMTSTAKGDSGVSFGWINYKLLGSGKKIKQFNPVGGEERFWLGPEGGQYALYFKKGDSFDLDHWQVPAILDTLPYEVSQASPTQALFTAKASLTNYSGTPFSIGIERRVNLLDKQTIASKLNVTLPESLSLVGYETENKIQNLGKEDWKKEKGLLSIWLLGMMTPSDQTTVMIPFHPKPNSRQLITDNYFGAIPPERLRVTDSVLYFRCDGKLRSKIGLSPRIAKTIAASYDFRQNVLTLILFPVDNTGRYVNSTWKLQDQPYQGDVVNAYNDGPQADGTQMGPFYEIESSSTANELKAGQSQTYRQMTCHFQGDYETLHTLMQSLTGIDMNTLKN, from the coding sequence ATGATTCGATCCATTCGCTTTTTTATTTTGTTTGCGCTAACCGCCGGCGTGCTCTCCTGCCGCAAGCCTCAGCCCGTCGAAACAAAAATAGAAGCCGCGCCTGTCTATACGATCGGTACGTATGGCTATGATGCATCCTTCCTGCGCGAACACACCAACCAGGTGGTCGAACTTTCGAACGAAGACCACAGCGCCAAGATCCTGCTGTCGGCCGAATACCAGGGACGCGTGATGACCAGTACGGCAAAAGGCGATTCGGGGGTCAGTTTCGGATGGATCAACTACAAACTCCTGGGATCTGGAAAAAAAATAAAACAATTCAACCCGGTGGGCGGTGAAGAACGGTTCTGGCTCGGACCCGAAGGCGGACAATATGCGCTTTACTTTAAAAAAGGCGATTCATTCGACCTCGATCACTGGCAAGTGCCGGCCATCCTGGACACGCTGCCCTATGAAGTGTCGCAGGCCTCCCCCACGCAAGCCCTGTTCACCGCCAAAGCTTCGCTCACCAACTACAGCGGCACACCCTTCTCCATCGGCATCGAACGCCGGGTGAACTTGCTGGATAAACAAACCATTGCCTCCAAATTGAACGTGACCCTTCCCGAAAGCCTTTCGCTGGTGGGCTATGAAACGGAAAACAAAATACAGAACCTGGGCAAGGAAGATTGGAAAAAAGAAAAGGGCTTGTTGTCGATCTGGCTGCTGGGCATGATGACACCGTCGGATCAAACCACGGTGATGATCCCCTTTCATCCAAAGCCCAACAGCCGGCAGCTTATCACCGACAATTATTTTGGCGCCATCCCACCCGAAAGACTTCGGGTGACCGACAGTGTGCTGTATTTCCGGTGCGACGGCAAGCTGCGCAGCAAGATCGGTTTGTCGCCCCGCATCGCCAAGACCATCGCCGCCAGCTACGACTTCCGTCAAAATGTGCTCACGCTCATCCTATTCCCCGTCGACAACACCGGTCGCTATGTGAACTCCACCTGGAAGTTGCAAGACCAACCCTACCAGGGCGACGTAGTGAACGCCTACAACGACGGGCCCCAAGCCGACGGCACACAGATGGGTCCTTTTTATGAAATTGAATCGTCATCGACCGCCAACGAATTGAAAGCCGGCCAATCCCAAACTTACCGCCAGATGACCTGCCACTTCCAGGGCGACTACGAAACGCTGCACACCCTGATGCAAAGCCTGACCGGCATCGACATGAACACACTTAAAAACTAA